The genomic interval ATGCCGACGAGGGAGCCGAGGTTCGCCTTGGCCGGGAGGGCGATGCAGGGCTTGTTGAGCGAGCCCTGGATGAGCGCGAACTGCGGGCTCCAGTCACCGTGGGTCTCGGAGTTGCCGTACGCCTGCGAAGCACCGTTGCCGTTGACCGTGGTGGTGCCGCCGTCGTTGGCGATGGCCATGGCCTGCGTCGTGCCGAGACCGAGGATGGAGGCGGCGACAGCGCCCGTAGCCAGAACCTTCTTGATCACGATTAACCCTTCTCGTACCGATCGCCCCGTAGCGGAGCCCCCTGGTCAACTCGCCGCCCGGCATTAGGTTCTGCCCATTCACCCGAATGCCGGACACGGGGGCTGCC from Streptomyces sp. CA-278952 carries:
- a CDS encoding rodlin, with the protein product MIKKVLATGAVAASILGLGTTQAMAIANDGGTTTVNGNGASQAYGNSETHGDWSPQFALIQGSLNKPCIALPAKANLGSLVGIVPVTVQDINVLSSPQNQQCTENSTQAKGDEALSHILEDIPILSGNGTGNN